One genomic window of Arachis hypogaea cultivar Tifrunner chromosome 8, arahy.Tifrunner.gnm2.J5K5, whole genome shotgun sequence includes the following:
- the LOC112707358 gene encoding receptor-like protein kinase THESEUS 1 isoform X1 — translation MLMMKLVLKWVSSVFVVLLLFLLNGAFSATSSSSYTPPDNYLIACGSSKNITFQGRTFVPDSQHSSLVFKTGDSLVSASSNSSTAPSPIYQSARIFTDTATYRFEIAQQGRHWVRLYFSPVRNSGHDLNSASVTVVTDNFVLLSNFTFRSYNGSYMFREYAINVTSDTLTMTFIPSNGSIAFVNAIEVVSMPDDLFVDQALALNPSAPFSGLSELAFETVYRVNIGGPLITAQNDTLGRTWENDLKYLHVNSSVTNVSVDPSIIKYPAGVTPQTAPNWVYATAEAMGDPNVPNSNFNITWVFPVDPSFSYFIRAHFCDIMSTSLNTLVFNMFINSDIAIGSLDLSSITNDLDVPYFKDFVSNASDSNTLTVSVGPDTMADLTNATMNGLEIMKISNALRSLDGLSSVESLLPSSQSKKNKIGIIVGCAVGALAAIIFVGLCCYFCLVQRKSKDTQQGGHPWLPLPLHGNSQTMTKMSTLSQKSGTASCISLASSNLGRFFTFQEILDATNKFDEKLLLGVGGFGRVYKGTLDDGTNVAVKRGNPRSEQGIAEFRTEIEMLSKLRHRHLVSLIGYCDERSEMILVYEYMANGPLRSHLYGTDLPPLSWKQRLEICIGAARGLHYLHTGASQSIIHRDVKTTNILLDDNFVAKVADFGLSKTGPALDQTHVSTAVKGSFGYLDPEYFRRQQLTEKSDVYSFGVVLMEVLCTRPALNPVLPREQVNIAEWAMTWQKKGMLDQIMDQNLVGKVNPASLKKFGETAEKCLAEYGVDRPSMGDVLWNLEYALQLQETSSALSEPEDNSTNHITGIQLTRLEQFDNSVSMMDGGISGTDDDAEDAATSAVFSQLVNPRGR, via the coding sequence ATGTTGATGATGAAACTTGTTCTCAAGTGGgtttcttctgtttttgttgTTTTGCTTCTGTTCTTGTTGAATGGAGCATTTTCAGCAACATCTTCTTCATCATACACTCCTCCTGATAACTATCTCATTGCTTGTGGTTCCTCAAAAAACATCACCTTCCAAGGCCGCACCTTTGTTCCTGATTCACAGCATTCTTCACTAGTGTTCAAAACTGGGGATTCTCTTGTTTCTGCTAGTTCCAATTCTAGTACTGCACCATCCCCAATTTACCAATCAGCTAGGATCTTCACTGATACAGCTACATATAGGTTTGAGATTGCGCAACAGGGTCGGCACTGGGTCCGGCTTTATTTTTCGCCTGTCCGGAACTCCGGTCACGATTTGAATTCTGCTTCTGTGACAGTTGTTACTGATAATTTTGTTCTCTTGAGCAATTTCACATTTAGGAGCTACAATGGTTCTTATATGTTTAGGGAATATGCTATCAATGTTACCTCTGATACCTTGACTATGACCTTTATCCCTTCTAATGGTTCAATTGCCTTTGTCAATGCAATTGAAGTTGTGTCTATGCCTGATGATTTGTTTGTTGATCAGGCATTGGCCCTTAACCCCTCGGCCCCATTCAGCGGCCTCTCTGAACTCGCTTTCGAAACAGTTTACCGGGTGAACATAGGAGGTCCCTTGATTACTGCCCAAAATGACACCCTTGGAAGGACTTGGGAGAATGATCTGAAGTACCTCCATGTGAACAGCTCGGTCACTAATGTGTCGGTTGATCCTTCTATCATCAAGTATCCGGCAGGCGTGACGCCTCAGACGGCTCCAAATTGGGTCTATGCCACAGCTGAAGCAATGGGGGATCCAAATGTGCCCAATTCCAATTTCAACATTACTTGGGTCTTCCCTGTGGATCCAAGTTTCTCGTATTTTATCCGGGCACATTTTTGTGATATTATGAGTACTTCATTGAACACTTTAGTGTTCAATATGTTCATAAACTCTGACATAGCTATTGGAAGCCTTGATCTCTCATCCATAACCAACGACTTGGATGTGCCTTACTTTAAGGACTTCGTCTCCAATGCTTCGGACTCTAACACTTTAACAGTAAGTGTTGGTCCTGATACCATGGCAGATCTCACTAATGCTACTATGAATGGATTGGAGATAATGAAAATCAGCAATGCATTGAGGAGTTTGGATGGGCTTTCTTCAGTTGAGAGTCTCCTTCCTAGTTCACAATCAAAGAAGAACAAGATAGGAATAATAGTTGGTTGTGCTGTTGGAGCTTTAGCTGCCATAATATTTGTTGGATTATGTTGTTATTTCTGCTTGGTACAACGCAAATCAAAGGATACTCAACAAGGTGGTCATCCATGGCTGCCTTTGCCCTTGCATGGAAACTCTCAGACCATGACAAAAATGTCAACACTGTCGCAAAAGAGCGGAACTGCAAGTTGCATATCTTTGGCTTCCTCAAATCTTGGACGCTTCTTCACTTTCCAAGAAATTCTAGACGCAACCAACAAATTTGATGAGAAGTTGCTTCTTGGTGTTGGTGGTTTTGGTAGAGTTTACAAGGGAACTCTTGATGATGGAACCAATGTAGCTGTTAAGAGAGGCAATCCTAGATCTGAACAAGGTATTGCTGAATTCCGAACAGAAATCGAAATGTTATCCAAGCTTCGCCACCGTCATCTTGTGTCTCTCATTGGTTATTGCGATGAGAGGTCAGAAATGATTCTTGTCTATGAATACATGGCTAATGGACCCCTCAGGAGTCACTTGTATGGAACTGACCTGCCACCTCTGTCCTGGAAGCAGCGGCTCGAAATCTGCATTGGTGCAGCAAGAGGCCTCCATTACCTCCACACAGGTGCATCTCAAAGCATAATTCATAGGGATGTAAAGACAACAAACATCCTCTTGGATGATAACTTCGTCGCCAAGGTTGCTGATTTCGGCCTCTCCAAAACTGGTCCTGCTCTTGATCAAACTCATGTGAGCACTGCTGTCAAGGGCAGTTTCGGTTATCTTGATCCCGAATACTTCAGGAGACAACAGCTTACAGAGAAATCAGATGTCTATTCTTTTGGAGTAGTTCTAATGGAAGTGTTATGCACAAGGCCGGCTTTGAACCCTGTCCTTCCAAGGGAGCAGGTTAATATAGCTGAATGGGCAATGACTTGGCAGAAAAAGGGTATGCTTGATCAAATCATGGATCAAAATCTAGTTGGAAAAGTCAACCCTGCTTCTCTTAAGAAGTTTGGGGAGACTGCTGAGAAATGCTTGGCTGAGTATGGTGTGGATAGGCCATCCATGGGAGATGTCTTGTGGAACCTTGAATATGCTTTGCAACTCCAGGAGACCTCGTCGGCACTTTCGGAGCCGGAAGATAATAGCACGAACCACATTACCGGAATCCAGTTGACTCGTCTTGAGCAATTCGACAACAGTGTGAGTATGATGGATGGGGGCATTTCTGGCACCGATGATGATGCTGAAGATGCTGCGACAAGTGCAGTGTTCTCCCAATTGGTAAATCCTCGTGGAAGATGA
- the LOC112707358 gene encoding receptor-like protein kinase THESEUS 1 isoform X2 encodes MGDPNVPNSNFNITWVFPVDPSFSYFIRAHFCDIMSTSLNTLVFNMFINSDIAIGSLDLSSITNDLDVPYFKDFVSNASDSNTLTVSVGPDTMADLTNATMNGLEIMKISNALRSLDGLSSVESLLPSSQSKKNKIGIIVGCAVGALAAIIFVGLCCYFCLVQRKSKDTQQGGHPWLPLPLHGNSQTMTKMSTLSQKSGTASCISLASSNLGRFFTFQEILDATNKFDEKLLLGVGGFGRVYKGTLDDGTNVAVKRGNPRSEQGIAEFRTEIEMLSKLRHRHLVSLIGYCDERSEMILVYEYMANGPLRSHLYGTDLPPLSWKQRLEICIGAARGLHYLHTGASQSIIHRDVKTTNILLDDNFVAKVADFGLSKTGPALDQTHVSTAVKGSFGYLDPEYFRRQQLTEKSDVYSFGVVLMEVLCTRPALNPVLPREQVNIAEWAMTWQKKGMLDQIMDQNLVGKVNPASLKKFGETAEKCLAEYGVDRPSMGDVLWNLEYALQLQETSSALSEPEDNSTNHITGIQLTRLEQFDNSVSMMDGGISGTDDDAEDAATSAVFSQLVNPRGR; translated from the coding sequence ATGGGGGATCCAAATGTGCCCAATTCCAATTTCAACATTACTTGGGTCTTCCCTGTGGATCCAAGTTTCTCGTATTTTATCCGGGCACATTTTTGTGATATTATGAGTACTTCATTGAACACTTTAGTGTTCAATATGTTCATAAACTCTGACATAGCTATTGGAAGCCTTGATCTCTCATCCATAACCAACGACTTGGATGTGCCTTACTTTAAGGACTTCGTCTCCAATGCTTCGGACTCTAACACTTTAACAGTAAGTGTTGGTCCTGATACCATGGCAGATCTCACTAATGCTACTATGAATGGATTGGAGATAATGAAAATCAGCAATGCATTGAGGAGTTTGGATGGGCTTTCTTCAGTTGAGAGTCTCCTTCCTAGTTCACAATCAAAGAAGAACAAGATAGGAATAATAGTTGGTTGTGCTGTTGGAGCTTTAGCTGCCATAATATTTGTTGGATTATGTTGTTATTTCTGCTTGGTACAACGCAAATCAAAGGATACTCAACAAGGTGGTCATCCATGGCTGCCTTTGCCCTTGCATGGAAACTCTCAGACCATGACAAAAATGTCAACACTGTCGCAAAAGAGCGGAACTGCAAGTTGCATATCTTTGGCTTCCTCAAATCTTGGACGCTTCTTCACTTTCCAAGAAATTCTAGACGCAACCAACAAATTTGATGAGAAGTTGCTTCTTGGTGTTGGTGGTTTTGGTAGAGTTTACAAGGGAACTCTTGATGATGGAACCAATGTAGCTGTTAAGAGAGGCAATCCTAGATCTGAACAAGGTATTGCTGAATTCCGAACAGAAATCGAAATGTTATCCAAGCTTCGCCACCGTCATCTTGTGTCTCTCATTGGTTATTGCGATGAGAGGTCAGAAATGATTCTTGTCTATGAATACATGGCTAATGGACCCCTCAGGAGTCACTTGTATGGAACTGACCTGCCACCTCTGTCCTGGAAGCAGCGGCTCGAAATCTGCATTGGTGCAGCAAGAGGCCTCCATTACCTCCACACAGGTGCATCTCAAAGCATAATTCATAGGGATGTAAAGACAACAAACATCCTCTTGGATGATAACTTCGTCGCCAAGGTTGCTGATTTCGGCCTCTCCAAAACTGGTCCTGCTCTTGATCAAACTCATGTGAGCACTGCTGTCAAGGGCAGTTTCGGTTATCTTGATCCCGAATACTTCAGGAGACAACAGCTTACAGAGAAATCAGATGTCTATTCTTTTGGAGTAGTTCTAATGGAAGTGTTATGCACAAGGCCGGCTTTGAACCCTGTCCTTCCAAGGGAGCAGGTTAATATAGCTGAATGGGCAATGACTTGGCAGAAAAAGGGTATGCTTGATCAAATCATGGATCAAAATCTAGTTGGAAAAGTCAACCCTGCTTCTCTTAAGAAGTTTGGGGAGACTGCTGAGAAATGCTTGGCTGAGTATGGTGTGGATAGGCCATCCATGGGAGATGTCTTGTGGAACCTTGAATATGCTTTGCAACTCCAGGAGACCTCGTCGGCACTTTCGGAGCCGGAAGATAATAGCACGAACCACATTACCGGAATCCAGTTGACTCGTCTTGAGCAATTCGACAACAGTGTGAGTATGATGGATGGGGGCATTTCTGGCACCGATGATGATGCTGAAGATGCTGCGACAAGTGCAGTGTTCTCCCAATTGGTAAATCCTCGTGGAAGATGA